The Aphis gossypii isolate Hap1 chromosome 3, ASM2018417v2, whole genome shotgun sequence genome includes a region encoding these proteins:
- the LOC114125297 gene encoding fork head domain-containing protein FD4-like — protein sequence MPRPSRDSYGDQKPPYSYISLTAMAIWSSPEKMLPLSDIYKFISDQFPYYRRNTQRWQNSLRHNLSFNDCFVKIPRMPDRPGKGAYWALHPAALDMFENGSLLRRRKRFKLVKSDKDRLDNELIALANNLAHMQRNHPAMSAASSLSLAGAASSSGASSASSSSPCSSSAGSPPPPPQQLLQPPSSQLGASSVGPAHVHRQLHCYDDHHSISRRRRRSRSRNAADAVTACTTKPAVKRPFDIESLIGPDPSSARQQPQPLTAAADYTDEDDDAADDNDSGGSGGGGDDDILRRFPSIVPAAYRAPLMVPYEFHHAAAAAAAMAFQDQHQHHHVLQHHSQLQQLHHHHQQQQQQYLRYAAASYFPLHN from the exons ATGCCGCGGCCTAGTCGCGACTCGTACGGCGACCAAAAGCCACCGTACAGTTATATATCGCTGACGGCCATGGCCATATGGAGTTCGCCGGAGAAAATGCTTCCACTGTCTGACATTTACAAGTTCATCAGCGACCAGTTCCCGTACTACAGGCGGAACACGCAACGCTGGCAGAACTCGCTCCGGCACAACCTGTCGTTCAACGACTGTTTCGTGAAAATCCCGCGGATGCCGGACAGACCGGGCAAAGGCGCGTACTGGGCTCTGCACCCGGCCGCCCTGGACATGTTCGAGAACGGTTCGCTGTTGCGGCGCCGCAAACGGTTCAAACTGGTCAAGTCCGACAAAGACAG GTTGGACAACGAACTGATCGCTCTGGCTAACAATTTGGCACACATGCAGCGCAACCATCCGGCCATGTCAGCGGCTTCGTCGTTGTCGTTGGCCGGCGCTGCCTCGTCGTCGGGCGCCTCGTCCGCGTCGTCTTCGTCTCCGTGTTCGTCGTCGGCCGGCagtccgccgccgccgccacagcAACTTCTTCAGCCACCGTCTTCTCAACTCGGCGCGTCGTCCGTCGGGCCCGCGCACGTGCACCGTCAGCTGCACTGTTACGACGACCATCACAGCATCAGTCGCCGACGCCGCCGCAGCCGCAGCCGTAACGCCGCGGACGCGGTCACCGCCTGCACAACCAAGCCGGCGGTCAAGAGACCGTTCGACATCGAGAGTCTGATCGGGCCCGATCCGTCGTCGGCCCGACAACAGCCGCAGCCGCTGACGGCCGCCGCCGATTACACGGACGAAGACGACGACGCCGCGGACGACAACGACAGCggcggcagcggcggcggcggcgacgacgacaTTCTGCGTCGATTCCCGTCCATCGTGCCGGCCGCGTACAGGGCGCCGTTGATGGTGCCGTACGAGTTCCATCACGCGGCCGCGGCCGCCGCGGCGATGGCGTTTCAAGACCAACACCAGCACCATCACGTCCTGCAGCACCACAGCCAGCTGCAACAGTTgcaccaccaccaccaacaacagcaacagcaataTTTACGGTACGCCGCGGCGTCTTATTTTCCGCTGCACAACTAA